A genomic stretch from Bacterioplanes sanyensis includes:
- a CDS encoding dicarboxylate/amino acid:cation symporter — translation MPLTHRIVIAMVLAIVLGSLAQWMNTTTLPESIDWFLNTLLVGGVFAWMGKVFVAGLKLLVVPLVFVSLVCGVGALRDQSSLGRLSLKTIVLYLVTTGIAISIALTMATIIAPGEGIDLPTDTNFTPPPASSLLDVFVALVPTNGIAAMANASMLQVIVFAILVGTAIGRAGEPGKRLAAHFEDWNEAMMKLVEIIMHFAPYGVFALLFNLFASEGLGTVGQLVLYMFTVILVLAMHMTIVYPLMLRGLTGLSPLRFLSKMRGVQMFAFSTASSGATIPVTLRTVEERLGVDNRVASFAVPMGATINMDGTAIMQGVATVFIAQAFAQDLSMVDYLLVVLTAMLASIGTAGVPGVGLVTLAMVLNQVGLPAEGIALIIGVDRLLDMLRTAVNVTGDAAVSTIVAHSEGALDEGIFNDPKAGEVRD, via the coding sequence ATGCCACTAACGCATCGCATTGTGATTGCCATGGTATTGGCCATCGTCTTAGGAAGTCTGGCGCAGTGGATGAACACCACGACACTGCCCGAGTCGATTGACTGGTTTTTAAATACTCTGCTGGTCGGTGGCGTATTCGCTTGGATGGGTAAAGTCTTTGTGGCTGGCCTAAAGCTGCTGGTGGTGCCACTGGTATTTGTTTCTCTGGTGTGCGGTGTGGGTGCATTGCGTGACCAGAGCAGCCTTGGCCGTTTGAGCTTAAAAACCATCGTATTGTATTTGGTGACCACAGGTATCGCTATTTCGATTGCGTTGACTATGGCCACCATCATTGCGCCAGGTGAAGGCATCGACCTGCCGACCGACACCAACTTTACTCCGCCGCCAGCATCGTCATTGCTGGATGTGTTTGTCGCACTGGTACCGACCAACGGTATTGCGGCTATGGCCAACGCCAGCATGTTGCAGGTAATTGTGTTCGCCATTTTGGTGGGCACCGCCATTGGCCGTGCCGGTGAGCCTGGCAAACGTTTGGCTGCGCACTTTGAAGATTGGAACGAAGCGATGATGAAGCTGGTAGAGATCATCATGCACTTCGCGCCTTATGGTGTCTTTGCGTTGCTGTTCAACCTGTTCGCCAGCGAAGGTCTGGGCACTGTGGGCCAGCTGGTGCTGTATATGTTCACCGTCATTCTGGTGCTGGCGATGCACATGACCATTGTCTATCCTCTGATGCTGCGTGGTCTGACTGGCTTGTCGCCGCTGCGTTTCTTGTCGAAAATGCGCGGCGTGCAAATGTTTGCCTTCAGCACTGCGTCCAGTGGTGCGACCATTCCGGTCACTTTGCGTACCGTAGAAGAGCGCTTGGGCGTGGATAACCGTGTGGCTTCGTTTGCCGTACCTATGGGTGCCACCATCAATATGGACGGTACCGCCATTATGCAGGGGGTAGCGACGGTATTTATCGCGCAGGCCTTTGCTCAGGACCTGAGCATGGTCGACTACCTGCTGGTGGTATTAACGGCCATGTTGGCGTCGATTGGTACCGCAGGTGTACCGGGTGTTGGCCTGGTGACTCTGGCCATGGTACTGAACCAAGTGGGTCTGCCAGCTGAGGGCATTGCGCTGATTATCGGCGTTGACCGCTTGCTCGATATGCTGCGCACGGCTGTAAACGTGACGGGTGATGCGGCGGTGTCGACCATTGTGGCGCACAGCGAAGGCGCGCTGGACGAAGGCATCTTTAACGATCCAAAGGCTGGTGAAGTTCGCGATTGA
- a CDS encoding OmpA/MotB family protein, which yields MNSDELERPPEQEGHWVAVSDLMAGLMMVFMLISVVFMINVEIERNKVRDVAILYDTLRTQLYEDLQQEFAPDMARWGAELDKDLAFRFNNTDVLFDRGEAELKQEFQAILADFFPRYVRIITQSQYRDDILEVRIEGHTSSAWFGADSEDEAYIRNMDLSQERTRSTLAFVLGLPAVAEDKHWLIRHLTANGLSSAKVVRNDDGAENEQRSRRVEFRVRTDAEGRIATILDEVL from the coding sequence ATGAATAGCGACGAGCTGGAACGTCCGCCAGAGCAGGAAGGGCATTGGGTCGCGGTATCGGACCTGATGGCCGGTTTGATGATGGTGTTCATGTTGATCTCGGTGGTGTTTATGATCAACGTCGAGATTGAGCGCAATAAGGTGCGTGATGTTGCCATCCTCTACGACACCTTGCGCACCCAGCTGTACGAAGATTTGCAGCAAGAGTTTGCCCCGGACATGGCGCGCTGGGGCGCTGAGCTGGATAAAGACTTGGCGTTTCGTTTCAACAACACCGATGTGTTGTTTGACCGCGGTGAAGCGGAACTCAAGCAAGAGTTCCAGGCCATTTTGGCAGACTTCTTTCCGCGCTATGTGCGCATCATTACCCAATCCCAATACCGTGATGACATCCTTGAGGTGCGCATCGAAGGCCACACTTCCAGCGCTTGGTTTGGCGCCGACAGCGAGGACGAGGCCTACATCCGCAATATGGATTTATCGCAAGAACGGACGCGCTCAACCTTGGCCTTTGTGCTTGGCTTGCCTGCTGTTGCTGAGGATAAGCACTGGCTGATTCGCCATCTGACGGCGAACGGCTTATCGTCGGCCAAGGTGGTACGCAATGACGATGGCGCCGAAAACGAGCAACGCTCACGGCGGGTGGAGTTTCGTGTACGCACCGATGCCGAAGGCCGCATTGCCACCATTTTGGACGAGGTGCTGTAG
- the trxB gene encoding thioredoxin-disulfide reductase, with the protein MSEPRHVKLLILGSGPAGYTAAVYAARANLNPVMVTGMQMGGQLTTTTDVDNWPGDADGVQGPELMERMKAHAERFDTEVIFDHVHSVNLEQRPFHLKGDSGEYTCDALIIATGASAKYLGLESEEAFKGKGVSACATCDGFFYRNKRVAVIGGGNTAVEEALYLSNIAKEVVVVHRRDSFRSEKILADKLLDKAANGNVIIKWNNELDEVLGDDMGVTGMRIKNRETGETEEIELEGIFIAIGHHPNTSIFEGQLEMQGGYIKVQSGLEGNATQTSVPGVYAAGDVMDHIYRQAITSAGTGCMAALDAERYLDGLDSQG; encoded by the coding sequence ATGAGCGAACCTCGTCACGTCAAACTATTGATCCTGGGTTCTGGTCCGGCCGGCTACACGGCGGCGGTTTATGCGGCGCGTGCCAACCTGAATCCAGTGATGGTGACTGGTATGCAAATGGGTGGTCAGCTGACCACCACCACCGACGTTGATAACTGGCCGGGCGACGCCGATGGCGTACAAGGACCTGAGTTGATGGAGCGTATGAAAGCGCACGCTGAGCGTTTTGATACCGAGGTCATCTTTGACCATGTGCACAGCGTTAACTTGGAGCAACGTCCATTTCATTTGAAAGGTGACAGCGGTGAATACACCTGTGATGCGCTGATCATCGCCACCGGTGCCAGCGCCAAGTACCTGGGCCTGGAGAGTGAAGAAGCGTTTAAAGGTAAGGGCGTATCGGCCTGTGCCACCTGTGATGGCTTCTTCTATCGCAACAAGCGCGTAGCTGTGATCGGTGGTGGTAACACTGCGGTTGAAGAAGCGCTGTACTTGTCCAACATCGCCAAAGAAGTGGTGGTGGTGCATCGTCGCGACAGCTTCCGCAGCGAGAAAATCCTGGCGGATAAGCTGCTCGATAAAGCCGCGAACGGCAATGTCATCATCAAGTGGAACAACGAACTGGATGAAGTGCTGGGTGACGATATGGGCGTGACCGGCATGCGCATTAAAAACCGCGAAACGGGCGAGACCGAAGAGATCGAACTGGAAGGCATCTTTATTGCCATCGGTCACCACCCCAACACCAGCATCTTTGAAGGCCAGCTGGAGATGCAAGGTGGCTACATCAAGGTACAAAGCGGACTGGAAGGCAACGCCACTCAAACCAGCGTGCCGGGCGTTTATGCCGCTGGTGACGTAATGGACCACATTTATCGCCAAGCCATTACCTCCGCGGGTACCGGCTGTATGGCTGCGCTGGATGCTGAGCGTTATCTGGATGGTTTAGATAGCCAAGGGTAA
- a CDS encoding DUF3592 domain-containing protein, giving the protein MATLKSPGQKKRQVVRIISGLIFLAITAVASIAYGFVKTQQLAWVKDHKEAQGTITELSHVEEEYRNRKGKKRYRDVYSLSYSFSVDGDRYSNTVEVSESLFVNSDEQQAITVWYENGYPSQNSPEQVMIAEKASNNLAGNAIAVAPFTFGGSLFLYYLLSFIFVRESKHSLPEGFYTENTWLDVDDNYFVALDDADLVFFDIDKGRASKVQQLYQQGAALEEIIGASKANKLNRVPISAMKQVRSDHNSDTIQVETDDRTYSVEFLNQALKAHALERIRALLPEGMTYNKEEKTRIKSALPALTLATLFVVPMFFITTPGINLVIGFIIVVKILPRILVRLWDPTITEKWALATA; this is encoded by the coding sequence ATGGCAACACTCAAGTCACCTGGCCAAAAAAAGCGTCAGGTCGTACGGATCATTTCGGGCCTTATATTTTTAGCCATCACTGCCGTGGCTAGCATAGCCTATGGTTTTGTTAAAACTCAGCAACTCGCTTGGGTAAAGGATCATAAAGAAGCACAAGGCACCATCACTGAATTAAGTCATGTGGAAGAAGAATACAGAAACCGAAAAGGCAAAAAGCGTTATCGTGATGTGTATAGCCTGAGTTACTCTTTTTCGGTCGATGGCGATCGTTACAGCAACACAGTTGAGGTGAGCGAATCACTGTTCGTAAACAGCGACGAACAGCAAGCAATTACTGTCTGGTACGAAAATGGCTACCCGAGCCAAAATAGCCCCGAACAGGTCATGATCGCCGAAAAGGCCAGCAACAACCTAGCTGGTAACGCGATAGCTGTCGCACCATTTACCTTTGGCGGCAGTTTATTTCTATATTATTTACTGAGCTTTATTTTTGTCCGCGAGTCCAAACATTCATTGCCGGAAGGTTTTTACACCGAGAATACTTGGTTGGATGTCGACGATAACTACTTCGTCGCCTTGGATGATGCTGATCTTGTGTTCTTTGACATCGACAAAGGGCGAGCTAGCAAAGTACAACAGCTGTACCAGCAAGGCGCAGCGCTAGAGGAAATCATCGGCGCCAGCAAAGCCAACAAGCTTAATCGAGTGCCCATTTCTGCCATGAAACAAGTTCGCAGTGATCATAATAGCGATACGATTCAGGTAGAGACCGATGATAGGACTTATTCAGTTGAATTTTTAAACCAAGCATTAAAAGCGCATGCTTTAGAGCGGATTAGAGCCTTACTCCCAGAGGGAATGACTTACAACAAAGAAGAAAAAACACGCATAAAATCAGCCTTGCCTGCATTAACTCTCGCAACGCTGTTTGTCGTGCCAATGTTTTTCATAACCACACCAGGTATCAACCTGGTCATTGGTTTTATCATCGTCGTTAAAATATTGCCGCGCATTTTAGTGCGTCTTTGGGACCCAACCATTACCGAAAAATGGGCACTGGCTACAGCATAA
- a CDS encoding YbjQ family protein: MDLIVFLVLLALGFFFGRMAESRHYKRIRNRERAYRRLLVMPQRIPPIEFARHDSTLVTGSVVISVDYFKTVAAGLRTLFGGRVGAYESLLDRARREAVLRLQEDAKRVGADAVYNLKFETSRIGQNAGNALGSVEVLAYGTALMPTQAMREQRIAQRNQAH, encoded by the coding sequence ATGGACCTCATCGTCTTCCTGGTGCTGCTGGCATTGGGATTCTTTTTTGGCCGCATGGCCGAGTCGCGCCACTACAAACGCATTCGTAACCGCGAGCGTGCTTACCGGCGCTTATTGGTCATGCCGCAGCGTATTCCACCGATTGAATTTGCGCGCCATGACAGCACCTTGGTGACCGGCAGTGTGGTGATTTCAGTGGACTATTTCAAAACCGTCGCCGCAGGCCTCAGAACCCTATTCGGCGGTCGTGTTGGCGCCTACGAAAGCCTGCTCGATCGCGCCCGCCGCGAAGCCGTACTGCGACTGCAAGAAGACGCCAAACGCGTCGGAGCAGACGCGGTGTACAACCTCAAGTTTGAAACTTCACGCATTGGTCAAAATGCCGGCAACGCCCTTGGCTCTGTGGAAGTACTGGCCTATGGCACAGCGCTGATGCCCACTCAAGCAATGCGTGAACAGCGCATCGCGCAACGCAATCAGGCGCACTGA
- a CDS encoding LEA type 2 family protein: protein MHSARSILAYSAVIVAAVLLASCATLNQVVQKPQAKVSGVSIAELSVKQVTLDVLVDVYNPNPVALNTESLTLNLSVNEHSLASLQRSDYRHSIAAKGNSQITLPLTLTFDELRKLASSMEDKDTLNYGIEGEVGFKLPVIGVLVLPLEYKGELPIPKWPTVAIEDVKVKQFSFSGIELEAELKLSNPNAFDLDLKQFNYQLNAASKTIGSSRLSGVSLPAGSTETVIVPFSLSLSELGNSLVKLLRSKDPVTFELLGDMDIQPQLPAWKPQPFSFSQTKDISL from the coding sequence ATGCATTCAGCCCGTTCAATCCTGGCATACAGCGCAGTCATTGTGGCCGCTGTGCTGCTCGCATCGTGCGCCACCCTCAATCAGGTGGTACAGAAACCACAAGCCAAAGTCAGCGGCGTCAGCATCGCTGAGCTGTCGGTCAAACAAGTGACGCTCGACGTACTGGTAGATGTCTACAACCCCAACCCAGTGGCACTGAACACCGAGTCGCTGACGCTCAATTTGAGTGTCAATGAGCACTCACTGGCGAGCCTGCAACGCTCAGATTACCGCCACAGCATCGCTGCCAAAGGCAATAGCCAAATCACCTTGCCACTGACATTAACCTTTGACGAGCTGCGCAAACTGGCCAGCAGCATGGAAGATAAAGACACCCTGAACTACGGCATCGAAGGCGAGGTTGGCTTTAAGTTGCCGGTGATTGGTGTGTTGGTACTGCCGCTGGAATACAAGGGCGAATTGCCGATTCCTAAGTGGCCGACAGTGGCGATTGAGGACGTCAAGGTCAAGCAGTTCAGCTTTAGCGGCATCGAACTGGAAGCCGAGCTCAAGCTCAGCAACCCGAACGCCTTTGACTTGGACTTAAAGCAGTTTAACTACCAGCTGAATGCCGCCAGCAAAACCATCGGCAGCAGCCGTTTGAGCGGTGTATCCCTGCCCGCTGGTAGCACCGAAACCGTGATCGTACCGTTTTCACTGAGCCTGTCTGAGTTGGGCAATAGCTTGGTGAAACTGCTGCGCAGCAAAGACCCAGTGACCTTCGAGCTGTTGGGTGATATGGACATTCAACCGCAGCTACCGGCCTGGAAGCCACAGCCCTTTAGCTTTAGCCAAACGAAAGACATTTCACTGTAG
- a CDS encoding prepilin-type N-terminal cleavage/methylation domain-containing protein — protein MSKQPSTDGFTLIELIVVVVVLGVLAAFVVPRFMDAEREARVAVIEQVAGAMAATSALFHAQALIEGVEDGNVALNGQSIPIEGGYLEGFWNGAWRYVLDIGRTISFTPVGSECTANDLCGVGRQRPAAYVSGLRSNADRLVMIWPQGYRLADDCFAYYFNPDDGLPPQIGSITAGC, from the coding sequence ATGTCGAAACAACCGAGTACAGATGGGTTTACCCTGATTGAGCTGATCGTTGTAGTCGTGGTGCTGGGCGTTTTAGCGGCGTTTGTTGTCCCCAGGTTTATGGATGCCGAACGTGAGGCTCGCGTCGCTGTGATCGAGCAAGTGGCCGGGGCCATGGCAGCGACATCGGCCTTGTTTCATGCTCAGGCGCTGATCGAAGGCGTTGAGGATGGCAATGTTGCGTTAAACGGCCAGTCGATCCCTATCGAAGGCGGCTATTTAGAAGGCTTCTGGAATGGCGCCTGGCGCTATGTGTTGGACATTGGCCGAACCATCAGTTTTACCCCCGTCGGCAGTGAATGCACCGCCAACGATTTGTGTGGCGTTGGGCGCCAACGTCCGGCCGCTTACGTGAGCGGCCTGCGCTCCAACGCCGACCGCCTGGTAATGATTTGGCCACAAGGCTATCGCCTAGCGGACGATTGCTTCGCTTATTACTTCAACCCGGATGATGGCCTGCCGCCACAGATAGGCTCAATCACCGCAGGCTGCTAG
- a CDS encoding YbjQ family protein → MLISNMEVVPGKKIVQHLGLVQGSTVRAKHAGRDIMAGLKNIFGGELKGYTELLHDSREEAMERLQQQAQALGANAVINVRFSTSSIAAGASEIFVYGTAVVVEDR, encoded by the coding sequence ATGTTGATCAGCAATATGGAAGTGGTACCAGGCAAGAAAATCGTCCAGCACCTGGGGCTGGTGCAAGGCAGCACGGTGCGCGCCAAGCATGCTGGCCGCGATATTATGGCGGGCCTGAAAAACATCTTTGGCGGCGAGCTCAAAGGCTACACCGAACTGCTGCACGATTCGCGTGAAGAAGCGATGGAGCGATTGCAGCAACAAGCACAAGCGCTGGGCGCCAACGCCGTTATCAACGTGCGCTTTTCAACCTCGTCGATTGCCGCCGGTGCATCAGAAATTTTTGTCTATGGCACGGCCGTGGTGGTGGAGGATCGCTAA
- a CDS encoding DUF2798 domain-containing protein — translation MKQRLAFTFAMSLTLSGFMSCWVTFLNLGLVPDFFARWGHAFALAWPVAATISFLFGPRVQRWAQKFA, via the coding sequence ATGAAACAGCGCCTCGCCTTCACTTTCGCTATGTCGTTGACCTTGTCCGGCTTTATGTCTTGCTGGGTGACGTTTTTAAATCTTGGTTTGGTGCCGGACTTTTTCGCCCGCTGGGGCCACGCCTTTGCCCTAGCCTGGCCGGTGGCCGCGACCATTTCGTTTTTATTTGGTCCTAGAGTGCAGCGTTGGGCACAAAAATTTGCATAA
- a CDS encoding acyl-CoA dehydrogenase → MSTGIWILLLLTTLLGLAYKRSNLKTAAVAMAAFTLLSFLLGAAGLIKVLAIAFAAVFAVLSRDQFRANTVTRPIFAIYKKLLPQMSDTEKTALEAGTVWWDGELFAGKPDWHKLINHPNPTLAPEEQAFLDNQVETLCSMVDEWEISENGDMSKEVWDYIKNERFFSMIIPKEYGGLGFSAQAQAAILQKISGLSGAVFSTVGVPNSLGPGELLLKYGTQEQKDHYLPRLADGREIPCFGLTGPRAGSDATSLPDTGVVCKGEWEGKEVVGIKLNFSKRYITLAPVATVVGLAFRMFDPDKLIGDDYDIGITVALLPRQLKGMDIGNRHKPIGSPFMNGPIVGKDVFIPLDFIIGGADNAGKGWRMLVECLSVGRCITLPSSGAGGGKYGIAAAGAYARIRRQFGVPIAKLEGVQDSLARIAGNAYISAAASRITAIAIDQGEKPSVPSAILKYNLTEAAREIALDSMDIHGGKAVIRGPGNYIESGYSSVPVAITVEGANILTRSMITFGQGAIRCHPYVLPEMEAAAENDLKAFDKALFGHFGFIFSNLSRSLLLSLSGAAFTSVPVSGPTKKYYQQINRYAANFALTVDMCMFSLGGELKFRELISARLADMLSKLYLASLTLKHWEDQGRNRDDLVLVDYAMAKLFSEFEAAQAGVAKNLPMRPVGWALKLLTLPLGRRTQQPSDRMIAKIVDLTSAATETRERLIEGIYRGDNGKNPLAKYDSLLARADQAEPIYKKIGDALKAGKYDESNLTIEGRITDGVELGVLTQDEADFMLAFEKDVLDMINVDDFPLEHFGPVAIKHDAPTAKKTSRRKPKADTSEAVTEE, encoded by the coding sequence ATGTCAACTGGCATCTGGATTTTGCTGCTGCTGACGACCCTACTGGGCTTGGCTTACAAACGCAGTAACTTGAAAACCGCCGCCGTGGCGATGGCCGCTTTTACCCTACTGAGCTTCCTATTGGGCGCGGCAGGCCTGATTAAAGTACTGGCGATTGCCTTCGCTGCCGTGTTTGCCGTGCTGAGCCGTGACCAGTTCCGTGCCAACACCGTTACCCGTCCGATTTTTGCCATCTATAAAAAGTTGTTGCCGCAAATGTCGGATACCGAAAAAACCGCGTTAGAAGCCGGCACCGTGTGGTGGGATGGCGAGCTGTTTGCTGGCAAGCCAGATTGGCACAAGTTGATCAACCACCCCAACCCGACGCTGGCCCCAGAGGAGCAAGCCTTCCTCGACAACCAGGTGGAAACCTTGTGCTCCATGGTCGATGAGTGGGAGATCAGCGAAAACGGCGATATGTCGAAAGAAGTGTGGGACTACATCAAGAACGAACGCTTCTTCTCCATGATCATTCCGAAAGAATACGGTGGCCTGGGTTTCTCCGCACAAGCGCAAGCGGCCATTTTGCAAAAGATCTCTGGCCTGTCTGGCGCAGTATTCTCCACCGTGGGTGTCCCTAACTCATTAGGCCCAGGTGAGCTGCTGCTGAAGTACGGCACGCAAGAGCAAAAAGATCATTATTTGCCGCGCCTGGCCGATGGTCGTGAGATTCCGTGTTTTGGCCTCACCGGTCCTCGCGCAGGCTCTGACGCCACCTCTCTGCCGGATACCGGCGTGGTGTGCAAAGGTGAATGGGAAGGCAAAGAAGTGGTGGGCATTAAGCTCAACTTCTCTAAGCGTTACATCACCCTGGCGCCCGTGGCGACCGTGGTGGGCCTGGCCTTCCGCATGTTTGACCCAGACAAACTGATCGGCGATGACTACGACATCGGCATCACCGTGGCGCTGCTGCCACGTCAACTGAAAGGCATGGACATCGGCAATCGTCACAAGCCGATTGGTTCGCCGTTTATGAACGGCCCTATCGTCGGTAAAGACGTATTTATCCCACTCGACTTCATCATTGGTGGTGCCGATAACGCTGGTAAAGGCTGGCGCATGCTGGTTGAGTGCTTGTCAGTCGGCCGCTGCATTACCTTGCCATCCTCAGGTGCCGGTGGTGGTAAGTACGGCATCGCCGCCGCTGGTGCGTATGCACGTATTCGCCGTCAGTTTGGTGTGCCCATCGCCAAGTTAGAAGGCGTGCAAGACTCCCTCGCCCGCATCGCTGGCAACGCCTACATTTCAGCGGCGGCATCGCGCATCACCGCCATTGCCATCGACCAGGGCGAAAAGCCGTCCGTACCGTCGGCCATTTTGAAGTACAACCTGACCGAAGCAGCGCGTGAAATCGCCCTCGACAGCATGGACATCCATGGTGGTAAAGCGGTTATTCGTGGCCCAGGTAACTACATCGAAAGCGGCTATTCCTCGGTGCCAGTGGCCATTACGGTGGAAGGTGCCAACATTCTGACTCGTTCGATGATCACCTTCGGTCAGGGCGCGATTCGCTGCCATCCGTATGTGCTGCCAGAAATGGAAGCCGCTGCAGAGAACGATTTAAAAGCCTTCGACAAGGCCCTGTTCGGTCACTTCGGCTTCATCTTCTCCAATTTGTCGCGCTCTCTGCTGCTGAGCCTGAGCGGTGCTGCCTTTACCTCGGTACCGGTATCTGGGCCGACGAAAAAGTACTACCAGCAAATCAACCGCTATGCGGCCAATTTTGCGCTGACCGTCGACATGTGCATGTTCTCGCTCGGTGGAGAGCTCAAGTTCCGTGAACTGATTTCTGCGCGCTTGGCCGACATGTTGTCGAAGCTGTACCTGGCGTCGCTGACGCTGAAGCATTGGGAAGACCAAGGCCGTAACCGCGACGATTTGGTGCTGGTGGATTACGCCATGGCCAAACTGTTCTCCGAGTTTGAAGCCGCCCAAGCCGGCGTGGCCAAGAATCTGCCAATGCGCCCGGTTGGCTGGGCACTGAAACTGTTGACGTTGCCACTGGGACGTCGCACACAGCAGCCATCGGATCGCATGATCGCCAAGATTGTTGACCTCACCAGCGCTGCGACAGAAACGCGTGAGCGCCTGATCGAAGGCATTTACCGTGGCGACAACGGTAAAAACCCACTGGCAAAATACGATTCTCTGTTGGCCCGTGCCGATCAGGCTGAGCCGATTTACAAGAAAATTGGCGATGCTCTGAAAGCCGGCAAATACGACGAGTCCAACCTGACCATCGAAGGCCGCATTACTGATGGCGTCGAACTGGGGGTATTAACCCAGGACGAAGCCGACTTTATGCTGGCGTTTGAAAAGGACGTGCTCGACATGATCAATGTCGATGACTTCCCGCTTGAGCACTTTGGCCCGGTGGCCATCAAACACGATGCACCGACCGCCAAGAAGACCAGTCGGCGCAAACCGAAAGCCGATACCAGCGAAGCGGTGACGGAAGAATAA
- a CDS encoding M48 family metallopeptidase, which produces MSQRPHENPILPDQINNAHEHPLKDFVILMAAVIAIIVALTWALAASASWLAPKVPFRWESGWFEPQHFMQLSPDQLAVQSELQQLMDKLLQGEDALPVHVHYLADEGTPNAFATLGGNIFVTHGLLEAVQSENGLAMVLAHEYAHVHQRHPMILLLEQLSLSLIVNLSGAADVGSWVSQQSSMLTLLAFSRDMERSADAYALERLQSVYGHSRGADEFFQHVLTQESHWQQFLQTHPLTSERLAHIESQPGYGELTPLPEKLTISR; this is translated from the coding sequence ATGTCGCAGCGCCCTCATGAAAACCCGATCCTGCCAGATCAGATCAACAATGCGCACGAACACCCGCTAAAAGATTTTGTCATTTTAATGGCGGCGGTGATCGCCATCATTGTGGCTCTGACCTGGGCACTGGCCGCCAGCGCCTCTTGGTTAGCCCCCAAGGTGCCGTTTCGCTGGGAAAGCGGCTGGTTTGAGCCACAACATTTCATGCAGCTAAGCCCCGACCAACTGGCGGTACAAAGCGAGCTGCAACAATTGATGGATAAACTGCTGCAAGGTGAGGATGCCCTGCCGGTGCATGTGCATTACTTGGCTGACGAAGGCACGCCCAATGCCTTTGCCACTCTCGGTGGTAACATTTTTGTGACCCACGGCTTACTTGAGGCGGTGCAATCAGAAAATGGCTTGGCCATGGTACTCGCCCATGAATACGCCCATGTGCACCAACGCCATCCCATGATTCTATTGTTGGAACAGTTATCGCTTAGCCTGATAGTTAATCTCTCGGGCGCGGCAGACGTCGGCAGCTGGGTCAGCCAACAATCGTCCATGCTGACATTACTGGCCTTTAGCCGCGATATGGAACGCAGCGCCGATGCCTATGCTCTCGAACGCTTGCAGTCGGTCTACGGTCACAGCCGCGGTGCCGATGAGTTTTTTCAACATGTATTGACACAAGAAAGCCACTGGCAGCAGTTTTTACAGACCCACCCGCTGACCAGTGAGCGCCTAGCGCATATTGAAAGCCAGCCAGGCTATGGCGAATTAACGCCGCTGCCAGAGAAGCTAACCATCAGCCGCTGA
- a CDS encoding LysR family transcriptional regulator — protein sequence MESSFDDLSLFVSLVRAGSLVSLSQREGVPLATISRRLKKLEQRLGVTLIYRSAWRFQLSQAGEAYYQAFAQRMDDWDNALQQLQQQNHELSGPLTLSASSTLSIGPLRPVLRDFVCAYPDIELNMLLTNQIIDLQAKQVDLAVRIGPQADSGLTQQRLGQVSTGLFIGQGLAQTLRQAGTLPEHPRELHEQRLIVFEHIPVWRMSDGAQQMELRPKPATQVSNIVMASELVASDMGIALLPFSEMGPALAAGQVEPLLPNWRGPMRDIFAVWPDGKLLTARARRLRDFLRERMALMPELQGQMPVVEGR from the coding sequence ATGGAATCATCATTTGACGACCTGTCGCTGTTTGTCAGCTTGGTACGGGCAGGCAGTTTGGTGTCTTTATCGCAGCGTGAGGGCGTCCCGCTGGCCACCATCAGCCGGCGGCTGAAAAAGCTGGAACAGCGTTTGGGTGTGACCCTGATTTACCGCTCGGCGTGGCGCTTTCAACTGAGCCAGGCGGGCGAGGCGTATTACCAAGCGTTTGCCCAGCGCATGGACGATTGGGATAACGCGCTGCAACAACTGCAACAGCAAAATCACGAACTCAGCGGGCCGCTGACATTGAGCGCTTCCAGTACCTTGTCGATCGGGCCACTGCGCCCCGTATTGCGCGACTTCGTATGCGCCTACCCAGACATTGAGCTGAACATGCTGCTCACCAACCAGATCATCGACTTGCAAGCCAAGCAGGTGGACTTGGCCGTGCGCATTGGCCCTCAAGCGGACTCAGGCCTGACGCAGCAGCGCTTGGGGCAGGTATCAACCGGGCTGTTTATCGGCCAAGGGCTGGCCCAGACTTTGCGCCAAGCGGGCACACTGCCCGAGCATCCGCGTGAGTTACACGAACAGCGTTTGATTGTGTTTGAACACATACCGGTGTGGCGCATGAGCGACGGTGCGCAGCAGATGGAATTGCGGCCCAAGCCTGCCACGCAAGTCAGCAACATCGTCATGGCCAGCGAGCTGGTGGCCAGTGACATGGGCATCGCATTATTGCCCTTTAGTGAAATGGGCCCGGCATTGGCCGCAGGCCAGGTGGAACCGTTATTGCCCAACTGGCGCGGCCCCATGCGCGATATTTTTGCCGTCTGGCCGGATGGTAAATTGCTCACCGCACGCGCCCGGCGCTTGCGTGATTTTTTGCGCGAGCGCATGGCGCTCATGCCAGAGCTTCAGGGGCAGATGCCGGTGGTGGAGGGGAGGTAA